One window of the Diospyros lotus cultivar Yz01 chromosome 12, ASM1463336v1, whole genome shotgun sequence genome contains the following:
- the LOC127813921 gene encoding probable indole-3-pyruvate monooxygenase YUCCA10, producing the protein MENQLPEAIVVGAGPSGLAAAACLNRLSVPNILLEREDCFASLWKKKSYDRLHLHLKKQVCELPHMPFPSSFPTYVPRKQFVQYLDDYVSHFQIKPMYQRLVQSANYDEVEKKWRVRARNIGSGEVEEYSGRFLVVATGETSDAFTPEVEGLSDFTGEVIHSTEFKSGDKYRGKRVLVVGSGNSGMEIALDLSNHSAKTSIAIRSPIHILSTGMVNLAVALVKYIPLYAVDALQVMLSRLWYGDLTKYGIQRPAEGPFSMKLKYGKYPIIDVGTCSKIKSGEVQVLPAIARVKGDEVVFANGSSHPFDAIIFATGFKTSTHKWLRGDDYLLGEDGISKLSFPNNWKGKNGLYCAGLSRRGFYGAAMDAQSIAADINKALFPER; encoded by the exons ATGGAAAACCAATTGCCGGAAGCGATCGTGGTGGGCGCGGGGCCGTCCGGCCTGGCCGCCGCCGCCTGCCTGAACCGCCTCTCGGTGCCGAACATCCTTCTGGAGAGAGAGGACTGCTTCGCTTCCCTGTGGAAGAAGAAATCGTACGACCGCCTTCACCTTCACCTGAAAAAGCAGGTCTGCGAGCTCCCCCACATGCCATTTCCGAGCTCCTTCCCCACCTATGTTCCCAGGAAGCAGTTCGTCCAGTACCTGGACGACTACGTTTCTCACTTTCAGATCAAACCCATGTACCAGAGACTGGTCCAGTCTGCAAACTACGACGAGGTTGAGAAGAAGTGGAGAGTTAGGGCGAGGAATATTGGTTCCGGCGAGGTGGAAGAGTACTCCGGCAGGTTTCTGGTGGTGGCGACCGGCGAGACCAGCGATGCGTTCACCCCGGAGGTGGAAGGGTTGAGTGATTTCACGGGGGAGGTTATCCACTCAACTGAGTTTAAAAGTGGAGACAAGTACAGAGGGAAAAGGGTGTTAGTTGTTGGGTCTGGAAATTCTGGCATGGAGATTGCTCTTGATCTGTCCAACCATAGTGCCAAAACCTCCATAGCCATTCGGAGCCCA ATTCACATTTTATCAACAGGAATGGTAAACTTGGCGGTGGCTCTGGTGAAATACATCCCATTGTACGCTGTGGACGCCTTGCAAGTGATGCTTAGCAGGCTATGGTATGGAGACCTAACCAAATACGGGATTCAAAGGCCTGCCGAAGGGCCCTTTTCCATGAAACTCAAATATGGCAAGTACCCAATTATCGACGTTGGAACTTGTAGCAAGATCAAGTCCGGCGAAGTTCAG GTGTTGCCGGCAATAGCAAGGGTGAAGGGAGATGAAGTGGTGTTTGCGAACGGCAGCTCACACCCATTTGACGCGATCATTTTCGCCACCGGCTTTAAAACATCAACACACAAGTGGCTGCGG GGAGACGACTACCTGTTGGGCGAAGACGGGATATCAAAGCTGAGCTTTCCAAACAACTGGAAGGGAAAGAACGGCCTATACTGCGCGGGGCTCTCGAGGAGAGGATTCTATGGCGCTGCCATGGATGCTCAGAGCATCGCCGCTGATATTAACAAAGCTCTGTTCCCCGAGAGATGA